The genomic interval GGCCATGAACGTCACCGGGCGCAGTTGCGGCAGGATCACGTGCCAGAGCATGGTCCAGCCCTTCGCGCCTTCCATGCGCGCGGCTTCGATCTGCTCGCTGTTGAGCGTGGTGAGGCCGGTGAGGTAAAGGATCATGCAGTACGCGGTTTGCGGCCACAGCGCCGCGAAAATGATGCCGGCCGTGGCGTAACGCGGGTCGCCGAGCACCGGAATGCCGTGGCCCAGCAACAGCGCGAGCAGGCCGAACGTGGGATCGTAAAACCACGAGTAGATAAGCCCCACCACCACGCCGGAGAGCACGAAGGGCGCGAAGAACAGCGACTTCACGAAGCGTATGCCGCGCACGGCCTGGTTCAGATACAGCGCGATCGCCAGCCCCAAGGGCGGCGCGAGCAGGAACAACGCCAGCCAGATCACGTTGTTCTTGAGCGCCGTGTAGAACGTGGGCGCCTCGAACAGTTCGACGTAATTCGCGAACCCCACGAAGGTCGCGTCGCTCATGCCATCCCAGTTATAGAGCGAAAGCCGCAGCGTGGAGAGAATCGGCCAGATCACATACACCGCGAACATGATGCACGCGGGCGCCAGAAACAGGCACGCGGCGCGGCGCTGCCGGCGTGCCGTGGGCGAGGCGCGCCGCTTTTTGGGCGCGTGCGTGCCGCTCGCGCGCATGCCGCCCGGCCCCGGATTCGCGCCGGGCGGCACGGCGCCTTCCACGCGCTGCGCAACGGCCTGCGCCGTGGGTGGCGTCATTGCCTGCGTCACTGCCTGTCTCACGGGCAACCTCCTCTCTGGACTGCGCGGCGAGCGCCGCCATTCGCAGCACTCGCCTTTCCTCAGGATGACTTATTTCTTGTAGATACGCTGACGCGCCTGCTCGAGCTGGGCGAGAATCGCGTCGATCTTGCTGGGATCGGACATGAACTGCTGCATGCCCTTCATGCCTTCGTCGGCCATTTCCTTCGTCATGTCGCGGTCGTAGAACTGCGCAATGCCGCCCTTGGTGTTGGCGAGAATCTGGAAGCCGATCTTCGAAATGGGATCGTCGGGTTCCGGCGACTTGCTGTTCGCCGAAAGCGAGCCCAGACCCTTCGCCAGTTGCGCACCCACCGCCGGCGTTTCCGCGAAGGCGAGGAACGCGTGCGCGTCGGCCTTGTTCTTCGCCTTCGCCGGAATATGCAGCGACTCCACCGGACCGTCTTCGGCGGTAGGCACGTTCGCGTCGATGATCGGGAACTGGAAGTAGCCCATTTGCTGCTTCACCGTGGGGCTGAAACCGCCCGTGATGAAGGTGCCCATCAGCATCATCGCCGCCTTGCCCTGGAACAGGAACGGCTGCGCCGCATCGAGATCGTAGGACAACGAATTGTCGATGAAGTACCCCGCGTCGAGCAGTTGCTTCCACGTGGTGTAGACCTTTTTCACGCGCGCGTCCGTGTACGGCACTTCGCCCGCCATCAGCTTCTGGTGGAACGCGTTGCCGTTCAGGCGCAGGTCGAGATAATCGAACCAGCCCGCCAGCGTCCAGGCGTCGCGGCCGCCCACGGCGATCGGCGTGATGCCCGCAGCCTTGAGCTTCTTGCAGTCGTCGAGAAACTCATTCCACGTTTTCGGCTCGTTCGCAATGCCGGCCTTCTGGAACAGGTCCTTGCGATAGAACATGCCCCACGAGTAATACACCGTGGGCGCTGCGTACTGTTTGCCCTGGAACGACGACGCTTCCTTCGTGGAGGCGTACATGCTGTCCCAGTTGTTCTTCTGCCAGTCGCCCGACAGGTCTTCGAACAGGCCGCGCTTCGCGTAATACGCCATGCGCTCGCCGT from Paraburkholderia acidisoli carries:
- a CDS encoding carbohydrate ABC transporter permease, which produces MRASGTHAPKKRRASPTARRQRRAACLFLAPACIMFAVYVIWPILSTLRLSLYNWDGMSDATFVGFANYVELFEAPTFYTALKNNVIWLALFLLAPPLGLAIALYLNQAVRGIRFVKSLFFAPFVLSGVVVGLIYSWFYDPTFGLLALLLGHGIPVLGDPRYATAGIIFAALWPQTAYCMILYLTGLTTLNSEQIEAARMEGAKGWTMLWHVILPQLRPVTFMAVVVTIIGALRSFDLIAVMTGGGPFESSTVLAYYMYDQAVKYYRLGYSAAIAVVLFAIMLLYIVYHLRRLLRSEH
- a CDS encoding ABC transporter substrate-binding protein, whose protein sequence is MIGKTFRPRTMLVAVALAASAIAGVAQAATLEVNIAFKGASQRAVWQQVIDEFKKTHPGTDVKVSFVDEEAYKVQLPNWLTTAPPDIVNWHDGERMAYYAKRGLFEDLSGDWQKNNWDSMYASTKEASSFQGKQYAAPTVYYSWGMFYRKDLFQKAGIANEPKTWNEFLDDCKKLKAAGITPIAVGGRDAWTLAGWFDYLDLRLNGNAFHQKLMAGEVPYTDARVKKVYTTWKQLLDAGYFIDNSLSYDLDAAQPFLFQGKAAMMLMGTFITGGFSPTVKQQMGYFQFPIIDANVPTAEDGPVESLHIPAKAKNKADAHAFLAFAETPAVGAQLAKGLGSLSANSKSPEPDDPISKIGFQILANTKGGIAQFYDRDMTKEMADEGMKGMQQFMSDPSKIDAILAQLEQARQRIYKK